From one Streptococcus pneumoniae genomic stretch:
- a CDS encoding MucBP domain-containing protein, translating to MFFKKKQRFSIRKFTIGTCSVLLGTAFVASVDSAMADQVESTIVDVTATKTVPELTQKTEGTVSKETTVEPVPSVDSPVVEAEPATTAPSETTSVVNTEETSTRESSTVENSKETSTPKSEPKESVVATPATKEEVTIQETGEVVLAPKRNVEAVYKVTYTDTDTNEVVYSNNYSVLEKTSLPKSEHATINVSVRNEIGTNPALDGWKLAAHQAAVMELAVVERGGRQNLLNFNVVKAETSGSDRSYTGFRATESSTDSDINVEAVRKDNEVVITENYSVRDPESVKYKDSQAGRYTYANLEYKNNPDIKYILSIDEAKPESGDRPSLIYVTPIDANGMPLADSFVADVSKPGDSQPFSTIDAANPTITVTETGQITIAPVRNGDTNNIGITENLLAPARISVVYLNEAVLGAPTYTEQVTKYVEYKTNKPLLPDYVQSGWVGFNYTTEAFDIPGYKLVSANDNKSGIVTTNPTIVAGDTTYSRIVAPLAEGPMTIYRKVVYDNNTGHGTMTVYVSPKSANNPDDAATLPSAEEFFTNIDNYTTFDYKYYGGTHYTANVDAEADRRYKADSSKTLEEYKKEIMAEDSSFISTDRDAFYHAPVAEKTGSEFKKEGVTDYLYYDTVNTRPFEFVGNSTDRAAIYEPLFNSRTGITGIATLRNGWRQSDTVIYEYAKFEKVQAEYYVENTDTHLYPDPADYTKENPEPKLVKEDIAGEAYTDTPPKTLYDKDGIEYTLVVDEQGNPVLKDGSAPKDGTIEDGGQIIQYQYAAKKGGEVAAQYYIEGTTTRLYPEDNTDKTDTVVKEQDTPVGTKYEDTPPTTLKDDKGVVYELVKNPDGTPKIKEGSAPTTGTVTENKQVIQYEYAPKKGGEVEVHYIDTEGNVLKDSAPVQPADTPVGTSYDAESGDKKPNTIKTEDGKTYKLVVNKEDEDFTVGKVAKDGHLATSADGTQGTDEPTGQVGEEKKVVTYVYEEVKGDVVVLYRINDGKGTPLTGTATGYSDSTKDGTVIGNVSTSDTQDKDDDTARSEWEGAVFDTKATSTGTAYDTTDNKPTTITTTDGKIYKLVEDKVGGRETGTVSEGTARIVYYYELQKGSVDVTYVDTDGNPITFVKEDGTEVAGQQDVAKDQDSGTDYATNTDELRPETLKTKDGKTYKLVPKGADYPVGEVDENGHLTTSASVDGKVTDKQQTVTYVYEEVKGDVVVLYRDEDGNPITGTGDNGQQIGNLSNTETEEKQAIEGAAIDTAATSTGQAYDTTDKRPNTITTADGKVYELVPEKTSGSETGDIVEGTTKVTYVYRLKEVPPKTQYATITYYDVTDENDPNKINEETKKQLDTVDRKEGLPGEESDYSTETRIQNYLDKGWELVSDEVPAPIIFDDQDDADKEKPTQQYVVKLKHKITPVDPNTPNPPKPGEPINPNDPRSPVWPPEVADLVREKTRTIRYRYADKPGLDQEEVFEEVVQTVRFTRTVTVDHVTGKVTISDWQPEVSEAPAVNSPEKAGYTFDKNAPLETATIDKDGNISGINDQLILYTPQVYIPYIPQDPKNPLDPNDPHDPTIPETGEKIPEVPYDQTPEDPTDDPRLPDVPDYIPVDPNDPTKPLPKDPDGNHIPPTPTDPKKPTPVPYLPAGTVTVHYVDEKGNVLQDPTVDTEKSLVGTPYNTNENDKEIPKEIIGKDGKTYVLVGVDPKDKDKEIGTVKKGNIDVTYVYKLKEDTPPPTDTPQVYIPYIPQDPKNPLDPNDPHDPTIPETGEKIPEVPYDQTPEDPTDDPRLPDVPDYIPVDPNDPTKPLPKDPDGNYIPPTPTDPKQPTPVPYLPAGTVTVHYVDEKGNVLQDPTVDTEKSLVGTPYNTNENDKEIPKEITGKDGKTYILVGVDPKDKDKEIGTVKKGNIDVTYVYKLKEDTPPPTDTPQVYIPYIPQDPKNPLDPNDPHDPTIPETGEKIPEVPYDQTPEDPSDDPRLPDIDGYIPVDPNDPTKPLPKDPDGNYIPPTPTDPKQPTPVPYLPAGTVTVHYVDENGNVIQDPTVDTEKSPVGTPYNTNENDKEIPKEITGKDGKTYVLVGVDPKDKDKEIGTVEKGNIDVTYVYKLKEDTPPPTDTPQVYIPYIPQDPKNPLDPNDPHDPTIPETGEKIPEVPYDQTPEDPSDDPRLPDIDGYIPVDPNDPTKPLPKDPDGNYIPPTPTDPKQPTPVPYLPAGTVTVHYVDENGNVLQDPTVDTEKSPVGTPYNTNENDKEIPKEITGKDGKIYVLVGVDPKDKDKEIGTVEKGNIDVTYVYKLKEDTPPPTDTPQVYIPYIPQDPKNPLDPNDPHDPTIPETGEKIPEVPYDQTPEDPSDDPRLPDIDGYIPVDPNDPTKPLPKDPDGNYIPPTPTDPKQPTPVPYLPAGTVTVHYVDENGNVIQDPTVDTEKSPVGTPYNTNENDKEIPKEITGKDGKTYVLVGVDPKDKDKEIGTVEKGNIDVTYVYKLKEDTPPPTDTPQVYIPYIPQDPKNPLDPNDPHDPTIPETGEKIPEVPYDQTPEDPSDDPRLPDVPDYIPVDPSDPTKPLPKDPDGNYIPPTPTDPKQPTPVPYLPAGTVTVHYVDEKGNVLQDPTVDTEKSLVGTPYNTNENDKEIPKEITGKDGKTYILVGVDPKDKDKEIGTVKKGNIDVTYVYKLKEDTPPPTDTPQVYIPYIPQDPKNPLDPNDPHDPTIPETGEKIPEVPYDQTPEDPSDDPRLPDVPDYIPVDPSDPTKPLPKDPDGNYIPPTPTDPKQPTPVPYLPAGTVTVHYVDEKGNVLQDPTVDTEKSLVGTPYNTNENDKEIPKEITGKDGKTYILVGVKDGDSETGKVTKGNTDVTYIYKLKVTDEPTPNPDGDKPGVELPGKPGNPTPDMPGQPGKPAEPAMPNQPTKETVPTYMKKGESLPNTGDAASQSGLVYGAAALGLTALLAAMKKKSENEE from the coding sequence ATGTTTTTCAAAAAGAAACAACGATTTTCAATTCGTAAATTTACGATTGGAACTTGTTCTGTTCTTTTAGGAACGGCCTTTGTAGCTAGCGTTGATTCTGCCATGGCAGATCAAGTAGAATCTACTATCGTAGATGTCACTGCTACAAAAACTGTCCCTGAACTTACACAAAAAACGGAAGGTACGGTATCTAAAGAAACAACCGTAGAACCAGTACCTTCTGTTGACTCACCAGTCGTAGAAGCTGAACCAGCTACCACTGCGCCTTCAGAGACTACATCAGTAGTAAATACTGAAGAAACTAGCACTAGAGAGAGCTCTACTGTGGAGAACTCTAAAGAAACTTCAACTCCTAAATCTGAACCTAAAGAATCAGTGGTGGCAACACCTGCTACTAAAGAAGAGGTTACAATTCAAGAAACAGGAGAAGTTGTTCTTGCTCCTAAACGGAATGTAGAAGCTGTCTATAAAGTTACTTATACAGATACAGATACGAATGAAGTCGTTTATTCAAATAACTACTCTGTTCTTGAAAAGACTAGTCTTCCAAAATCAGAACATGCAACGATTAATGTTTCTGTAAGAAATGAGATTGGTACAAATCCTGCCCTAGATGGTTGGAAACTAGCTGCTCATCAAGCGGCAGTTATGGAATTAGCTGTTGTGGAGCGTGGAGGACGCCAAAATCTTCTCAACTTTAATGTTGTAAAAGCTGAAACATCAGGGAGCGATCGTTCTTATACAGGTTTTCGTGCAACAGAATCTTCTACGGATTCAGATATCAATGTAGAAGCGGTTCGTAAGGACAATGAAGTTGTCATCACAGAAAATTACAGTGTAAGAGATCCAGAATCTGTTAAGTACAAAGACTCACAAGCAGGTCGCTACACTTATGCTAACTTAGAATATAAAAACAATCCTGACATTAAATACATTTTGTCGATTGATGAGGCAAAACCAGAAAGTGGCGATCGTCCTTCTTTGATTTATGTGACACCTATTGATGCAAATGGGATGCCATTAGCAGATTCATTTGTTGCAGATGTTAGCAAACCGGGCGATTCGCAACCTTTTAGCACGATTGATGCAGCAAATCCAACTATTACAGTTACAGAAACTGGACAAATTACGATTGCCCCTGTAAGAAATGGTGATACCAATAATATCGGAATTACAGAAAATCTCCTTGCTCCAGCTCGTATATCAGTAGTTTACCTAAATGAAGCTGTTTTGGGTGCTCCGACTTATACGGAACAAGTTACCAAGTATGTGGAGTACAAAACCAACAAACCATTACTTCCTGACTATGTACAGTCTGGCTGGGTTGGGTTTAACTATACAACAGAAGCATTTGATATTCCTGGCTACAAACTCGTATCAGCAAATGATAATAAGAGTGGGATTGTAACAACAAATCCGACTATCGTAGCAGGAGATACGACTTATTCACGCATTGTTGCTCCGCTAGCCGAAGGTCCGATGACGATTTATCGAAAAGTCGTGTATGATAATAATACAGGTCATGGAACGATGACGGTTTACGTGAGTCCTAAAAGTGCCAATAATCCAGATGATGCAGCGACTCTTCCAAGTGCAGAAGAATTCTTCACCAATATCGACAACTATACAACCTTTGATTATAAATACTACGGAGGAACGCATTACACGGCTAACGTAGATGCAGAGGCTGATAGAAGATATAAAGCAGACTCAAGTAAGACACTTGAGGAGTATAAAAAAGAGATTATGGCAGAGGATTCGTCATTTATCTCAACGGACCGTGATGCATTCTACCATGCACCTGTTGCAGAGAAAACTGGTTCTGAATTCAAAAAAGAGGGAGTTACTGATTATCTCTACTATGATACTGTAAACACTCGTCCATTTGAGTTTGTTGGAAATTCTACTGACCGTGCGGCTATCTATGAACCACTGTTTAACTCTCGTACTGGTATAACAGGTATTGCTACACTTCGTAATGGTTGGAGACAGTCAGATACAGTTATCTACGAGTATGCGAAGTTTGAAAAAGTTCAAGCAGAATACTATGTAGAAAATACAGACACGCACCTCTATCCTGATCCAGCAGATTATACAAAAGAAAATCCAGAGCCAAAATTGGTAAAAGAAGATATTGCTGGAGAAGCTTATACAGATACACCACCAAAAACCTTGTACGACAAAGATGGTATTGAATATACTCTCGTCGTTGATGAGCAAGGAAATCCAGTCTTGAAAGATGGTTCAGCTCCAAAAGACGGAACTATTGAAGATGGCGGTCAAATCATTCAGTATCAATATGCAGCGAAAAAAGGTGGCGAAGTTGCAGCTCAATATTATATTGAGGGAACAACAACTCGTCTCTATCCAGAAGATAATACAGATAAGACCGATACCGTTGTAAAAGAGCAAGATACACCAGTTGGAACGAAGTACGAAGATACACCTCCAACGACATTGAAAGATGACAAAGGTGTAGTTTATGAATTGGTTAAAAACCCTGATGGTACTCCAAAAATTAAAGAAGGATCAGCTCCAACGACAGGTACTGTTACAGAAAACAAACAAGTCATTCAATATGAATATGCTCCGAAAAAAGGTGGCGAGGTAGAAGTACACTATATTGACACCGAAGGAAATGTTCTCAAAGATTCTGCCCCAGTTCAGCCAGCGGACACACCAGTTGGAACAAGCTATGATGCTGAAAGTGGTGACAAGAAACCAAATACGATTAAGACAGAAGATGGTAAAACTTACAAATTAGTCGTAAACAAAGAAGATGAAGACTTTACAGTAGGTAAAGTTGCTAAAGACGGTCACCTTGCGACATCAGCAGATGGTACACAAGGAACTGACGAACCGACAGGACAAGTGGGTGAAGAGAAGAAAGTCGTTACCTATGTCTACGAAGAAGTCAAAGGTGATGTCGTTGTTCTTTACCGTATCAATGATGGAAAAGGTACACCACTTACAGGTACAGCGACTGGTTATAGTGATTCAACTAAAGACGGTACAGTGATTGGTAACGTCTCAACATCAGATACCCAAGATAAGGATGACGATACCGCTCGTTCAGAATGGGAAGGTGCTGTCTTTGACACGAAAGCAACCTCAACAGGTACAGCTTACGATACAACAGATAACAAACCAACAACAATCACAACAACGGACGGTAAAATTTATAAACTTGTCGAAGATAAAGTTGGTGGTCGAGAAACAGGTACCGTTTCTGAAGGAACAGCACGGATTGTTTATTACTACGAACTTCAAAAAGGTTCTGTTGATGTCACTTATGTAGATACAGATGGTAACCCAATTACCTTTGTCAAAGAAGATGGTACAGAAGTTGCTGGTCAACAAGATGTTGCTAAAGACCAAGATTCAGGAACAGACTATGCGACAAATACAGATGAACTTCGCCCAGAAACTCTGAAAACCAAAGATGGTAAGACATATAAATTAGTTCCAAAAGGAGCAGACTACCCAGTTGGTGAAGTAGATGAAAATGGTCATTTGACGACAAGTGCTTCAGTAGATGGTAAGGTCACTGATAAACAACAAACAGTTACTTATGTCTATGAAGAAGTCAAAGGTGATGTAGTCGTTCTTTACCGTGATGAAGATGGAAATCCAATCACAGGTACTGGAGATAATGGTCAGCAGATTGGAAATCTTTCAAATACAGAAACCGAAGAAAAACAAGCCATTGAAGGTGCAGCGATTGATACTGCAGCAACTTCGACAGGTCAAGCATATGACACTACTGACAAGCGTCCAAATACGATTACCACAGCAGATGGAAAAGTATATGAGCTAGTGCCAGAGAAGACCAGTGGTTCTGAAACAGGTGATATTGTCGAAGGTACTACAAAAGTAACTTATGTTTACAGACTAAAAGAAGTACCACCAAAAACACAATATGCAACCATTACTTACTATGATGTAACAGATGAAAATGATCCAAACAAGATCAACGAAGAAACTAAGAAACAATTGGATACAGTGGATCGTAAAGAGGGTCTTCCAGGAGAAGAGTCAGATTATAGTACAGAAACACGTATTCAAAATTACCTTGATAAAGGTTGGGAATTGGTTTCAGATGAAGTTCCAGCACCGATTATATTTGATGATCAAGATGACGCAGATAAAGAGAAGCCAACACAGCAATATGTTGTTAAGTTGAAACATAAGATCACACCAGTTGATCCAAATACTCCAAATCCACCAAAACCAGGTGAGCCAATCAATCCAAATGATCCACGTTCACCAGTATGGCCTCCAGAAGTAGCAGATCTTGTTCGTGAGAAGACACGTACAATCCGTTATCGCTATGCTGATAAGCCAGGGTTAGATCAGGAAGAAGTATTTGAAGAAGTGGTTCAAACAGTTCGCTTTACTCGTACAGTGACAGTTGACCATGTAACTGGTAAGGTAACTATTTCGGACTGGCAACCAGAAGTTTCTGAAGCTCCAGCTGTCAATTCTCCTGAAAAAGCAGGATATACATTTGATAAAAATGCTCCATTAGAAACAGCAACGATTGATAAAGATGGAAATATCTCTGGAATCAATGATCAGTTGATCCTCTACACCCCACAAGTGTACATTCCATATATTCCACAAGATCCTAAGAACCCGTTAGATCCAAACGATCCACATGATCCAACGATCCCAGAAACTGGTGAGAAGATTCCAGAAGTTCCTTATGATCAAACACCGGAAGATCCAACGGATGATCCACGCTTGCCAGATGTTCCAGACTACATTCCAGTAGATCCAAATGATCCAACGAAACCATTGCCGAAAGATCCAGATGGCAACCACATCCCACCAACGCCAACGGATCCTAAGAAACCAACACCAGTACCATATCTTCCAGCAGGAACAGTTACGGTTCACTACGTGGATGAAAAAGGGAATGTGCTTCAAGATCCAACAGTTGATACTGAGAAATCACTAGTTGGTACACCATACAATACCAATGAAAATGATAAAGAAATTCCTAAGGAAATCATTGGTAAAGATGGTAAGACCTACGTCCTTGTTGGCGTAGATCCAAAAGACAAGGATAAAGAAATTGGTACCGTTAAAAAAGGAAATATTGATGTCACTTACGTCTACAAGTTGAAAGAGGATACCCCTCCACCAACAGATACCCCACAAGTGTACATTCCATACATTCCACAAGATCCTAAGAACCCGTTAGATCCAAACGATCCACATGATCCAACGATCCCAGAAACTGGTGAGAAGATTCCAGAAGTTCCTTATGATCAAACACCGGAAGATCCAACGGATGATCCACGCTTGCCAGATGTTCCAGACTACATTCCAGTAGATCCAAATGATCCAACGAAACCATTGCCGAAAGATCCAGATGGCAACTACATCCCACCAACGCCAACGGATCCTAAGCAACCAACCCCAGTACCATATCTTCCAGCAGGAACAGTTACGGTTCACTACGTGGATGAAAAAGGGAATGTGCTTCAAGATCCAACAGTTGATACTGAGAAATCACTAGTTGGTACACCATACAATACCAATGAAAATGATAAAGAAATTCCTAAGGAAATCACTGGTAAAGATGGTAAGACGTACATCCTTGTTGGCGTAGATCCAAAAGACAAGGATAAAGAAATTGGTACCGTTAAAAAAGGAAATATTGATGTCACTTACGTCTACAAGTTGAAAGAGGATACCCCTCCACCAACAGATACCCCACAAGTGTACATTCCATATATTCCACAAGATCCTAAGAACCCGTTAGATCCAAACGATCCACATGATCCAACGATCCCAGAAACTGGTGAGAAGATTCCAGAAGTTCCTTACGATCAAACACCGGAAGATCCAAGCGATGATCCACGCTTGCCAGATATTGACGGCTACATTCCAGTAGATCCAAACGATCCAACGAAACCATTGCCGAAAGATCCAGATGGCAACTACATCCCACCAACGCCAACGGATCCTAAGCAACCAACCCCAGTACCATATCTTCCAGCAGGAACCGTTACCGTTCACTATGTGGATGAAAATGGAAATGTGATTCAAGATCCAACCGTGGATACTGAGAAATCACCAGTTGGTACACCATACAATACCAATGAAAATGATAAAGAAATTCCTAAAGAAATCACTGGTAAAGATGGTAAGACATATGTCCTTGTTGGCGTAGATCCAAAAGACAAGGATAAAGAAATTGGTACCGTTGAAAAAGGAAATATTGATGTCACTTACGTCTACAAGTTGAAAGAGGATACTCCTCCACCAACAGATACCCCACAAGTGTACATTCCATACATTCCACAAGATCCTAAGAATCCTCTAGATCCAAACGATCCACATGATCCAACGATCCCAGAAACTGGTGAGAAGATTCCAGAAGTTCCTTACGATCAAACACCGGAAGATCCAAGCGATGATCCACGCTTGCCAGATATTGACGGCTACATTCCAGTAGATCCAAACGATCCGACGAAACCATTGCCGAAAGATCCAGATGGCAACTACATCCCACCAACGCCAACGGATCCTAAGCAACCAACCCCAGTACCATATCTTCCAGCAGGAACCGTTACCGTTCACTATGTGGATGAAAATGGAAATGTTCTCCAAGATCCAACCGTGGATACTGAGAAATCACCAGTTGGTACACCATACAATACCAATGAAAATGATAAAGAAATTCCTAAAGAAATCACTGGTAAAGATGGTAAGATATATGTCCTTGTTGGCGTAGATCCAAAAGACAAGGATAAAGAAATTGGTACCGTTGAAAAAGGAAATATTGATGTCACTTACGTCTACAAGTTGAAAGAGGATACTCCTCCACCAACAGATACCCCACAAGTGTACATTCCATATATTCCACAAGATCCTAAGAATCCGCTAGATCCAAACGATCCACATGATCCAACGATTCCAGAAACTGGTGAGAAGATTCCAGAAGTTCCTTACGATCAAACACCGGAAGATCCAAGCGATGATCCACGCTTGCCAGATATTGACGGCTACATTCCAGTAGATCCAAACGATCCAACGAAACCATTGCCGAAAGATCCAGATGGCAACTACATCCCACCAACGCCAACGGATCCTAAGCAACCAACCCCAGTACCATATCTTCCAGCAGGAACCGTTACCGTTCACTATGTGGATGAAAATGGAAATGTGATTCAAGATCCAACCGTGGATACTGAGAAATCACCAGTTGGTACACCATACAATACCAATGAAAATGATAAAGAAATTCCTAAAGAAATCACTGGTAAAGATGGTAAGACATATGTCCTTGTTGGCGTAGATCCAAAAGACAAGGATAAAGAAATTGGTACCGTTGAAAAAGGAAATATTGATGTCACTTACGTCTACAAGTTGAAAGAGGATACCCCTCCACCAACAGATACCCCACAAGTGTACATTCCATACATTCCACAAGATCCTAAGAACCCGTTAGATCCAAACGATCCACATGATCCAACGATCCCAGAAACTGGTGAGAAGATTCCAGAAGTTCCTTATGATCAAACACCGGAAGATCCAAGCGATGATCCACGCTTGCCAGATGTTCCAGACTACATTCCAGTAGATCCAAGCGATCCAACGAAACCATTGCCGAAAGATCCAGATGGCAACTACATCCCACCAACGCCAACGGATCCTAAGCAACCAACACCAGTACCATATCTTCCAGCAGGAACAGTTACGGTTCACTACGTGGATGAAAAAGGGAATGTGCTTCAAGATCCAACAGTTGATACTGAGAAATCACTAGTTGGTACACCATACAATACCAATGAAAATGATAAAGAAATTCCTAAGGAAATCACTGGTAAAGATGGTAAGACGTACATCCTTGTTGGCGTAGATCCAAAAGACAAGGATAAAGAAATTGGTACCGTTAAAAAAGGAAATATTGATGTCACTTACGTCTACAAGTTGAAAGAGGATACCCCTCCACCAACAGATACCCCACAAGTGTACATTCCATACATTCCACAAGATCCTAAGAACCCGTTAGATCCAAACGATCCACATGATCCAACGATCCCAGAAACTGGTGAGAAGATTCCAGAAGTTCCTTATGATCAAACACCGGAAGATCCAAGCGATGATCCACGCTTGCCAGATGTTCCAGACTACATTCCAGTAGATCCAAGCGATCCAACGAAACCATTGCCGAAAGATCCAGATGGCAACTACATCCCACCAACGCCAACGGATCCTAAGCAACCAACACCAGTACCATATCTTCCAGCAGGAACAGTTACGGTTCACTACGTGGATGAAAAAGGGAATGTGCTTCAAGATCCAACAGTTGATACTGAGAAATCACTAGTTGGTACACCATACAATACCAATGAAAATGATAAAGAAATTCCTAAGGAAATCACTGGTAAAGATGGTAAGACCTACATCCTTGTTGGTGTCAAGGATGGTGACTCTGAAACTGGTAAAGTTACAAAAGGTAACACAGATGTTACTTATATCTATAAATTGAAAGTGACAGATGAGCCAACACCAAATCCAGATGGTGACAAACCAGGTGTTGAACTTCCAGGTAAACCAGGTAACCCTACTCCAGATATGCCAGGACAACCAGGTAAACCTGCTGAGCCAGCAATGCCAAATCAACCAACTAAGGAAACTGTACCAACGTACATGAAGAAAGGCGAAAGCTTACCAAATACAGGTGATGCAGCTAGCCAAAGCGGATTAGTGTACGGTGCAGCAGCTCTTGGATTGACAGCTCTTCTTGCAGCAATGAAGAAGAAATCAGAAAATGAAGAATAA
- a CDS encoding YdcF family protein has translation MILHLVWLIPALVFLISFLIEPRRLFNAYLFLIVLILFSCIIAGFFVVQLSLWDKQTAIIILIGGLLLIPLSVVLSTVYLLFNGKQMMTFEGRRLANLLSLFYGLAILITLCLHFLSGYSFIGKITELLDNLLIYGSFIYLSYVIYGLFYNLFPLTYQPDYIIVLGSGLIGDKVPPLLAQRLDKGLSYYEKFGKHPTIIVSGGQGSDEAISEAEAMSRYLLAKGLPSEKLLLENQSTTTLENLTFSQNLIGEVSESVPRFLVVTNSFHSLRAGIYMRKLGLKGRSVGSKTALYYLPSAWIRETVGLFVMYWKWHAVIIGLNIFTWISSFFF, from the coding sequence ATGATTCTCCATCTCGTCTGGCTGATTCCAGCCTTGGTATTTCTCATCTCATTTCTAATAGAGCCAAGGCGTCTCTTCAATGCCTATCTCTTTTTGATTGTCCTTATCCTCTTTTCTTGTATCATCGCAGGATTCTTTGTTGTCCAGCTTAGTCTTTGGGACAAGCAAACTGCTATTATCATCCTTATCGGTGGTCTTTTGCTCATTCCACTGAGCGTGGTTCTCTCAACCGTCTATCTCCTCTTTAACGGCAAACAAATGATGACCTTTGAGGGGCGCAGACTAGCCAACCTTCTCTCGCTTTTTTACGGCTTAGCCATTCTCATCACTCTTTGTCTTCATTTCTTGAGCGGTTATTCCTTCATTGGAAAAATAACCGAATTACTGGACAACTTGCTCATCTACGGAAGTTTTATCTACCTCTCCTACGTCATCTACGGACTCTTTTACAATCTTTTTCCACTGACCTACCAGCCTGACTATATCATTGTCTTGGGGTCTGGGCTGATAGGGGACAAGGTTCCACCACTCCTTGCCCAGCGCTTAGACAAGGGACTTTCTTACTATGAAAAATTTGGCAAACATCCTACCATTATCGTCTCTGGGGGGCAAGGGAGCGACGAAGCCATCTCTGAAGCTGAAGCCATGTCTCGCTACTTGCTTGCTAAAGGATTACCAAGTGAAAAGCTGCTCCTTGAAAATCAATCTACAACCACCCTTGAAAATCTGACCTTTTCTCAAAATCTCATTGGAGAAGTCTCAGAAAGCGTGCCTCGTTTTCTCGTGGTGACCAATAGTTTTCATTCCTTGCGAGCAGGGATTTACATGCGAAAATTAGGATTGAAAGGTCGTAGCGTAGGTTCTAAAACAGCTCTCTACTACCTGCCAAGTGCTTGGATTCGTGAAACTGTTGGACTCTTTGTCATGTACTGGAAATGGCATGCCGTCATTATCGGACTCAATATTTTCACTTGGATTAGTTCATTCTTTTTCTAA
- a CDS encoding low temperature requirement protein A: MSNIIAKRVSNYELFYDLVFVFTTSSLTGLLHHDGVSLRSILAFITGNIIISSLWVTETFYLNCFGERDVLDIFTIIASMFVIGQLGLHVNMDFKTHALPFNFFLFLAYLIILLQYLLRGKKMGFSTEIRQSIFFTAILVLSFLAITIATFFNFWTYDERSLLFFLIPFVLPFIVRPKGFFKNYSMINFPHAVERVQLITIITFGEAVIAILKTFQGNHLLLGALFFVGMAFLFMYYISHTHLNMNHHQVADTTLLFYAHAFLILGLNFFTVGLEMLPTHHGASGFACFLLGIILFYSSLLALTPYYAEEFLINKREKLEYGAYLILGSTLLYFFREQLLFLSMIFVAMGYLMVTLTFRHRKKKNTSS, translated from the coding sequence ATGTCAAACATTATCGCAAAACGCGTATCAAACTACGAATTATTTTACGATTTAGTCTTTGTCTTTACCACATCTAGTCTAACAGGGCTGCTCCATCATGATGGAGTATCTCTGCGTTCTATTCTAGCCTTTATTACTGGAAATATCATCATTTCATCCCTTTGGGTCACTGAAACCTTTTATCTCAACTGTTTCGGTGAGCGAGATGTATTGGACATTTTTACCATTATCGCTTCCATGTTTGTCATTGGACAACTAGGACTCCATGTCAATATGGACTTTAAAACACACGCTCTGCCCTTTAATTTCTTTTTATTCCTGGCTTATCTGATTATCCTCCTTCAGTATCTCCTGAGAGGCAAAAAGATGGGCTTTAGCACGGAAATACGGCAATCCATTTTCTTTACAGCTATCCTCGTTCTTTCTTTTCTAGCAATAACCATCGCCACTTTCTTTAACTTTTGGACCTATGACGAGCGGTCATTGCTTTTCTTTTTGATTCCTTTTGTTCTACCTTTTATCGTTCGCCCTAAAGGATTCTTCAAAAATTACAGCATGATTAATTTTCCTCACGCTGTCGAGCGGGTGCAGTTGATTACCATTATTACCTTTGGTGAGGCAGTCATTGCTATTTTAAAAACCTTCCAAGGCAATCATCTGCTGCTAGGAGCGCTTTTCTTTGTCGGTATGGCTTTTCTATTTATGTACTATATTTCTCATACCCATTTGAATATGAACCATCATCAAGTAGCGGACACTACTCTGCTCTTTTACGCCCATGCTTTTCTCATTCTCGGTCTCAACTTCTTCACTGTTGGACTTGAGATGTTGCCAACTCACCACGGAGCATCTGGCTTTGCCTGTTTCCTTCTAGGAATCATTCTCTTTTATAGCTCACTTCTTGCCCTCACCCCCTACTACGCAGAGGAATTTCTCATTAACAAACGTGAGAAATTGGAGTACGGAGCTTATCTCATTCTAGGAAGCACTTTGCTCTACTTCTTTCGAGAACAACTGCTCTTTCTTAGCATGATTTTTGTTGCTATGGGGTACCTAATGGTGACATTAACATTTCGGCATCGAAAGAAGAAAAATACATCTTCCTAA